CGAGGACAAGTAGGCGAGCAGTCCCGGCCGGTGCCTGGCGGCGCCGCCTGAGCGTCTCCGCCCGCGATGCCGCTTCGTGGCAGAAGTCCGGGCGGAGCCGCGCACACCGCGACCCGGCCGCCACGAGCGCTCCCGCATGCGCCCGCATCCCGCGTCCGGGTTGTCAGGTCCGCTCGGGGAGTCCGGCCGCGAGGGGCCCCGCTGTGCGGCGTCCCTTTTCCTCCGGCGTCCATCCGGAATTCGTGATTCCCGGAGCCAGAATTCAGGGGAGGATCGTCACCATAAATCCACAGATGTCCTAAAAGTGAGTTTCCGTCAATGGATGTGTTGACTCGTGGTTGATTGAAGCTGAAACACATGGTTCGAGGGTGACTGTCTGTTCGCAATCGTGGACGTGGTGCTACGGTATGTGCCTGTTCACGCTCTGCTGTGAGACGGCACCGCATGGCGTCCCGTCTTACAGGGAGAACAGCAGGTTCGACGCGGCCTTGTCATGCTCTGCCGCCACCCCGAGGACGCTGATGTCAGTAGATATATCCCACCGGGCACGGAGAAGGCTTTCACCGAGGGAACTGGTGGTCCTCGCCTCTCTCGGCACCATGATCGTCACGGCCTGCGCGTGGTTGTGGGCGGTGTCCGCCGCCCCTTACGAGGCCAGACAGCTGATCGCGCTCGTCGGCGGAGTCTCGGCCGTGCTCCTGTCCGGCGCCGTCGCGGCCGTGGTCCACTACTCCGGCACCGGTCGCCGGCTGCGTGAGCAGGCCGAGTGGGCCGGCGCACGGTTCACCTGGCTGGAGCGGGAAACCCTGCGAATGGCCGAGGAGTCGCTGCCCTCGCTGGGACGTCAGGTGCGGGACGGCGCCTCGGTCGCCGACGCGCTCTCCCAGATACCGCAGCCGCCGGACGGCCCGCTGCGGCACCTGCTCGAAGCGGCCGGGCACGAACTCGAACTGCTCGAGCGCGAGCGCGCCGCCGCCCAGGTGTCCCGTGACGCGGCCGAGGGCGAGATCTCCCGGCTGATCGACGACACGCTGCCCGAGCTGTTCCGGCGCATCCAGACGGACCGGATGTCGGTGAGCGCCGCACTGGCCGAGATACGCCAGCCGGAACAGGGCCCGCTACGCGACCTGCTGCGCGAGACGGCGCGGCAGCTCTCCGAGAGCGAGCGCAGGGGCACCGCCGTGATGGCGGCGTGCGCCGGCGCCGCGGCCCGGGTGCAGGCACAGGCCACCAGTCTGCTCGCCCGGCTGCGCGAACTGGAGGAGCGGTACGGCGAGCATGAGGAGGTGTTCGCCGACCTGCTGGACCTGGACCACCGCGTCTCCCAGATGAGCCGGCTGGCGGACAACATCGCGCTGCTGAGCGGCGGCCGCTCCGGACGGCGATGGACCCGGCCGATCGTCATGGAGAGCATCCTGCGCGGCGCGATGGGCCGCATCAGCGCCTACCGGCGCATCCGGCTGCACTCCACCAGCACCGTCGCCGTCGCGGGGTACGCGGCCGAGGGCGTGATGCATGCGCTGGCCGAGGTGATGGACAACGCCGCCACGTTCTCGGCGCACGGCACCGAGGTCCACGTATACGTGGACGAGGAGGACGCCGGCGTCGTGATCACGATCGAGGACAGCGGCCTGGGGATGCGCCCGCGCGAGCGGCAGCACGCCACCAGGCTCGTGTCCGAGCCGCTCGACCTGCGGACGCTGTCCGGTACCCGGCTGGGCCTGGCGGTCGTGGGACGCCTGGTCGACAAGTACGGCCTGACGGTCAGCTTCCGGTCGTCCGCCCGCGGCGGCACGGGGGTCGTGCTGCTGATCCCGCGCCTGCTGATCACGCAGCCCCTGTCGGCCACCGTGCCGCCCGACGCCGAGGCGCCGGTCCGCCACCCCGTGCAGGCCGCCGTGCGGGCACCGGCCGTACCCGCGCAGGAGGGTCCGGCCGACGAGTCCGAAGATCTGCTGCCCAGGCGGCGCCGGGGGCAGACGCTGGCCGAGGCGACCAGGGCGCGGCAGGCATCGCCGGCCAAGCCCGCGCGCGAGGGGCCTGACTCGGCTGCGAGGTTCGCCGCGTTCCGCCAGGCCGGCGGCCGTGGGCGTACTTCCTCTTCAGCCCCTCCCCCGGCCCCGGCCCCCGCCCCGGCCCCGGGCGACTCTTGACACGCGTCCGCCGATCACCGGACATTCTTGGACTCACAGATGAGGAGGCAGGGGGCGTCCCTCCCGCGACGAAGGGGCACCCCGTCGTTTCTATGAGCACAACCGACGCTTCGCACACCACCGATCGTGACTTCGACTGGCTACTGGAGAACCTCAAGGAGAAGACCCCGGGGATCAGGCATGTGCTGGTGCTGACCAGGGACGGCCTGAAGATGTCCTTCACCGCCGGCCTCGGCCGGGACGGGGCCGACCAGCTCTCCGCTCTGGCCGCCGGGATCCAGAGCCTCTCGCTGAGCGCCTCCGCCGAGTTCGGGGACGGCATCGGAGCGGGGCAGGCGATGGTGGAGTTCGCCGGCGGACTGCTGCTCATCGTGCCGGCCGGGGACGGCGCCCACCTGGCCGTGGTGGCCGAGGAGGACGGCGAGGTCGGGCTCATCGCGCACAACATGAATGAACTGGTGGAGCAGATCGGGGTGTACCTCACTGCGGCGCCGCGGCAGACGAACAACAGCGACGACCGCGGATGACACGGCGAGCCATCGACCAAGAAGACCCTGACCGGCTCTACACCGTCACCGGTGGGCGTACCAGCGCCGATGAGAAGACCTTCGACTCCGTCTCCCTCATCGTCAGCGAGTGCGCCCCCACCCCCGGCATGCAGTCCGAGCACATCAAGATCCTGCGGATGGCCCAGCGGCCGACGGCGGTGGTGGAGATCTCGGCGGAACTGCGACTGCCGGTCAGCGTGGTGAAGATCCTGCTGTGCGACCTGCTGGACACCGGTCGCATCACCGTCCGTCATCCGTCGATCGCCGCACACGCCGGACGACCGGATCCCGAAATCCTGAGGCAGGTGCTCGTTGCCCTCCACAACCTCTGACCAGATGGCGGCCACCACGCGGACGCCGCTACGCACGACCGCCGAGGACGCCCTGAAAATCGTGATCGTCGGCGGGTTCGGGGCGGGAAAGACGACCATGGTCGGTTCGGTGAGCGAGATCCGCCCGCTGAGCACCGAGGAGGTCATGACCCAGGCGAGCGTGGGCATCGACGACGCCAGCCGGGTACGGACCAAGTCGACCACCACGGTGGCCTTCGACTTCGGCCGGATCACGTTGAACGCGAGCAAGGTGCTCTACCTGTTCGGCGCACCCGGTCAGCAGCGGTTCTGGTACGTGTGGGACCAGTTGTTCGCCGGCAGCCTGGGCGCGGTCGTCCTGGTGGACACCCGCCGCCTGGAGGATTCCTGGTACTCCATCGACCGGCTGGAGCACCACCAGACCCCGTTCGTCGTCGCGGTCAACCGCTTCACCGACGGACCCACCCTGGATTCGGTGCGCGAGGCGCTGGCACTGTCGCCCGAGGTCCCGCTCGTCGACTGCGACGCGAGAGAGCGGTCCTCGTCCAAGCACGTGCTGATCACGCTCATCGAGCACCTCACCCGCACCCACGACCAGTTGCCCGCCCGAGAGAGCATGCCGTGACGAACTCCCCTCCCCTGCCCGACCCCACCGACCCGTCCGCCGCCTCGCCCGGACCGCAGCATGCCGAGCGGAGACGGGAGCCGCTGGAGGGATACGCCGACCACGCCGATGCCGTACGACTGCACGCGTCACTGATCGGCGACGACCCGACCGCGCTGTTCCAGGAGATGCGCCGCGAGCACGGTCCTGTCGTCCCCGTTCTCCTTGACGGCATGCCCGTCTGGTACGTGATCGGTTATCGCGAGCTGCACCATGTCACCAGCCAGCCGCAGTTGTTCAGCCGCGACCCCAGGCGCTGGAACCTGCAGGACCACCTCCCCCCTGACTGGCCCGCGCGCCCGTACGTGACATGGCAGCCGTCCGTGATGTTCACCGAGGGGGCCGAGCACCAGCGGCGGGTCGGCGCCATCAGCGACGCGCTGGACAGCGTCGACCGCACCGAACTCGCCCTGATCTGCGAGCAGATCGCCGACCGCGCGATCGACGAGTTCTCCGGGGACGGCCAGACCGACCTGATCTCCCAGTACGCCGACCGGATCCCGGCCCAGGTCATCACCCGGCTGTTCGGGCTGGCGGAGACCGATCTGCCGGAACTGGTCGAGGACGTCAACCACGTGCTGAGCGGGGGCGAGGAGGCCCTCTCGGCGCTCCCCCGGATGCTGGACAAGGTGAGCCGGCTCATCGCCGACAAGCGCGCGCTGCCGGGCCACGACCTCACCTCGCACATGCTGGCACACCACGCGCGGCTCACCGACGAGGAGTTCATCCAGGACCTGATCATGACGTTGATCTCCTCCCATGACAACTGCTCCAACTGGATCGGCAGCACCCTGCGGCTGATGCTGATGGACGACCACTTCTCGATGAGCCTGCAGGGCGGTCGCAGCAGCGTCGGCGAGGCGCTGAACGATGTGCTGTGGAAGGACCCGCCCGTGCCGAACATGCCCACACGCTGGGCGGTGCAGAACTGCGAGCTGGCCGGGCGGCGCATCCGCCGGGGCGACATGCTGGTGCTGGGTGTCGCCGCGGCCAACGCCGATCCGCAGGTGCAACCGGCCGCCCATGCCGGCTCCGGCGCCAACCGGGCGCACTTCGCCTTCGGCCACGGCGAGTACGGTTGTCCCTTCCCCGCGCCCGAGCTCGGCGGGATCATCGCCAAGACGTCCGTGGAGGTCCTCCTCGACCGGCTGCCCGACGTCTACCTGGCCGTGAAACCCGACGCGCTGCGCTGGCGCCCTTCGCTGTGGGTGCGCAGCCTGGAGGCCCTGCCCGTACGGTTCAGCCCGACCGTGCCGATTGGTCAGGGCTCGTCGTACACCTGGAACGCCTCCAGGTGAGGTCGGGCCGGAGCGGAGTCCGGCGACCGATGCGTGGCGAAGCACGTTACGGACAGGGAGAGCAGACGCTCGATCAGTCACCGGTCGCGGCCGGCGCAGGGCCACCGCTGCCGCTCCGCCGCGCGCCCGGGGTGAATAGGGTGCTTCACATGGAATATCGACGACTCGGCACCACCGGCATGAAGGTCAGCAGGATCTGCCTGGGCATGATGAGCTACGGCGAGCCGGCCAAGTGGGGCGGCTGGGTTCTGGACGAGGAGCACGCCGAGCCCATCGTGCGCAAGGCGGCCGAGGGCGGCGTCACCTTCTTCGACACCGCCGACGTGTATTCGGGAGGCGTCAGCGAGGAGGTCACCGGACGGCTGCTGCGCGAGATCTTCCCCCGGCGCGACGACTACGTGCTGGCCACCAAGGTCTACTTCCCCATGGGCGAGGGCAGGAACGACTACGGCCTGTCCCGCAAGCACGTCATGTCGGCCATCGACGCCTCCCTGACCCGCCTCGGCACCGACTACGTCGACCTGTACCAGATCCACCGGTGGGACGACGAGACGCCGATCGAGGAGACGATGGAGGCCCTCCACGACATCGTCCGGGCCGGCAAGGCCCGCTACATCGGCGCCTCCAGCATGTGGGCGTGGCAGTTCGCCAAGGCCCAGCACGCCGCGGACAAGAACGGCTGGACCCGCTTCGTCAGCATGCAGGATCACTACAACCTGCTGCACCGCGAGGAGGAGCGGGAGATGATCCCGCAGTGCCTCGACCAGGGCGTGGGGCTCATTCCCTGGAGCCCCCTCGCGCGCGGCCTGCTCGCCCGCGCGGGCAAGCCGGCCGACACGACGCGGCAGGTCGGCGACGGCGCCAGGCAGGAGCAGCTGTACGGCGGGCCCGCCGACGAGGCGATCCTCGATCGGGTGGCGCGGACCGCCACCGAGCGCGGCGTCTCCCCCGCGACCGTCGCACTCGCCTGGCTGCTGGCCAAGCCCGCGGTCGTGGCCCCCATCATCGGCGCCACCAAGGGCCACCACGTGGACGACGCGCTCGCCGCCGTGGACCTCGGGCTCACCGACAAGGAGATCGCCTACCTGGAGGAGCCGTACCAGACCCGGCCGCAGCAGTTCTGACGCCCTGACCGCGCGGGCCACGGCTCGCGCGGGCCGTGGCGTCAGCCGTCGGTCGTACGGCGGCGCCGGGCGCGGCGCGGGTAGGCCTTGGCCGTTTCGGCCAGCCGCGCCGCGTGCTCGGCCTGCTTGCGCCAGTGCCCGTAGGCGTCGCCGCGCTGGGCGAGCCGGTCCAGCTCACGCATCGTGTCCAGCGGGATGAACGCGGGCTCGGCGTCCCGCCACGGCGTGCCGGGCAGCGGCATGAACGTGTGGGTGTGGATGCGCGCCCCGAGGTCGGCGAGGTCGGCGGCGAGCCGCAGGGACGCGTCCTGGTCCTCCGCGGCCTCGCCGGGCAGCCCGAAGATGAAGTCGACGTTCGGGCGGAAGCCGTGCTCCACGGCGATGCGCACCGCGTCGCGCACCGGCTCGCTGCCGTGGCCGCGCCCGGCCGCGGCCAGCACGCGGTCGGAGCCCGACTGCGCCCCGATGATGATGTTGTCGTTGGCCACGTAGCGCTTGAGCAGCCGCATCGCCTCGGGTGTCACATGCTCGGGGCGGATCTCGGAGGGGAAGCTGCCGAAGAACACCCGCCCGTTCGCGGGCAGCTCCTCCTTCACGCCCGCCAGCAGTTCCTCCACGGCGTCCAGCGCCGGCTCCGGCCCCTGCGTGCCGTACGAGAGGGAGGTGGGGGTGATGAAGCGGACGTCGCGCAGTCCGTGGGCGGCCATCCGGCGGACGTGCTCGCGCACGCTGTCCACGCCGCGGTGCCGGAACCTGCCGCCGAACATGAAGGGCGTCTGGCAGAAGCGGCACGTGTAGGCGCAGCCCCGCGTGATCTCGATCGGCCCGAAGTGGCGGCGCCGGTCGGGAAAGGACGGGAAGGCGTCCAGCGGCAGCTGCGGGGCCGGCGGCGTGCGCAGCGCCACGCCGTCGGCGTCGCGCACCGCCAGCCCGGGCACGGTGGTGAGCGGCCGGTCCGCACGCAGCGCCTCGACCAGCGCGACGATCGTCGGCTCGCCCTCGCCGATCGCGGCGAGATCCCAGCCGGCGTCGAGGACCTGCTGCGGCTCGGCGGTGGCGTGCACTCCGCCGGCGATGTGCAGGACCCTGGGGTCGTCGGCGAGGGCGCGCACGGCGGCCAGTTCGGCGGCCATCGCCTCGGCGTCGGGCGAGTAGAACGACCAGAGGACCAGGACCCGCTCCGCGGAGCTGTCCGCGATGTGCGCCGCGGTCTCCCCGGGGGTGGTCCCGAGCCGCAGGTCGCACTCCGCCTTCGCGGTCTCCAGCGCGCCGAGCAGCGCGTTCACGCCGTACGTCACGGCCTTGCGGTAGCGGACCACCACGGACACATCGAGGCTCACCCCTGGCAGGGTAGTGCCACCGCCCGCCTCCCCCGCACCGCGCGGAACCGGCCGGGGATGTCCC
The DNA window shown above is from Microbispora sp. ZYX-F-249 and carries:
- a CDS encoding sensor histidine kinase: MVLASLGTMIVTACAWLWAVSAAPYEARQLIALVGGVSAVLLSGAVAAVVHYSGTGRRLREQAEWAGARFTWLERETLRMAEESLPSLGRQVRDGASVADALSQIPQPPDGPLRHLLEAAGHELELLERERAAAQVSRDAAEGEISRLIDDTLPELFRRIQTDRMSVSAALAEIRQPEQGPLRDLLRETARQLSESERRGTAVMAACAGAAARVQAQATSLLARLRELEERYGEHEEVFADLLDLDHRVSQMSRLADNIALLSGGRSGRRWTRPIVMESILRGAMGRISAYRRIRLHSTSTVAVAGYAAEGVMHALAEVMDNAATFSAHGTEVHVYVDEEDAGVVITIEDSGLGMRPRERQHATRLVSEPLDLRTLSGTRLGLAVVGRLVDKYGLTVSFRSSARGGTGVVLLIPRLLITQPLSATVPPDAEAPVRHPVQAAVRAPAVPAQEGPADESEDLLPRRRRGQTLAEATRARQASPAKPAREGPDSAARFAAFRQAGGRGRTSSSAPPPAPAPAPAPGDS
- a CDS encoding roadblock/LC7 domain-containing protein, translating into MSTTDASHTTDRDFDWLLENLKEKTPGIRHVLVLTRDGLKMSFTAGLGRDGADQLSALAAGIQSLSLSASAEFGDGIGAGQAMVEFAGGLLLIVPAGDGAHLAVVAEEDGEVGLIAHNMNELVEQIGVYLTAAPRQTNNSDDRG
- a CDS encoding DUF742 domain-containing protein, with the translated sequence MTRRAIDQEDPDRLYTVTGGRTSADEKTFDSVSLIVSECAPTPGMQSEHIKILRMAQRPTAVVEISAELRLPVSVVKILLCDLLDTGRITVRHPSIAAHAGRPDPEILRQVLVALHNL
- a CDS encoding GTP-binding protein, translating into MAATTRTPLRTTAEDALKIVIVGGFGAGKTTMVGSVSEIRPLSTEEVMTQASVGIDDASRVRTKSTTTVAFDFGRITLNASKVLYLFGAPGQQRFWYVWDQLFAGSLGAVVLVDTRRLEDSWYSIDRLEHHQTPFVVAVNRFTDGPTLDSVREALALSPEVPLVDCDARERSSSKHVLITLIEHLTRTHDQLPARESMP
- a CDS encoding cytochrome P450, with protein sequence MTNSPPLPDPTDPSAASPGPQHAERRREPLEGYADHADAVRLHASLIGDDPTALFQEMRREHGPVVPVLLDGMPVWYVIGYRELHHVTSQPQLFSRDPRRWNLQDHLPPDWPARPYVTWQPSVMFTEGAEHQRRVGAISDALDSVDRTELALICEQIADRAIDEFSGDGQTDLISQYADRIPAQVITRLFGLAETDLPELVEDVNHVLSGGEEALSALPRMLDKVSRLIADKRALPGHDLTSHMLAHHARLTDEEFIQDLIMTLISSHDNCSNWIGSTLRLMLMDDHFSMSLQGGRSSVGEALNDVLWKDPPVPNMPTRWAVQNCELAGRRIRRGDMLVLGVAAANADPQVQPAAHAGSGANRAHFAFGHGEYGCPFPAPELGGIIAKTSVEVLLDRLPDVYLAVKPDALRWRPSLWVRSLEALPVRFSPTVPIGQGSSYTWNASR
- a CDS encoding aldo/keto reductase; the protein is MEYRRLGTTGMKVSRICLGMMSYGEPAKWGGWVLDEEHAEPIVRKAAEGGVTFFDTADVYSGGVSEEVTGRLLREIFPRRDDYVLATKVYFPMGEGRNDYGLSRKHVMSAIDASLTRLGTDYVDLYQIHRWDDETPIEETMEALHDIVRAGKARYIGASSMWAWQFAKAQHAADKNGWTRFVSMQDHYNLLHREEEREMIPQCLDQGVGLIPWSPLARGLLARAGKPADTTRQVGDGARQEQLYGGPADEAILDRVARTATERGVSPATVALAWLLAKPAVVAPIIGATKGHHVDDALAAVDLGLTDKEIAYLEEPYQTRPQQF
- a CDS encoding TIGR04013 family B12-binding domain/radical SAM domain-containing protein, encoding MSLDVSVVVRYRKAVTYGVNALLGALETAKAECDLRLGTTPGETAAHIADSSAERVLVLWSFYSPDAEAMAAELAAVRALADDPRVLHIAGGVHATAEPQQVLDAGWDLAAIGEGEPTIVALVEALRADRPLTTVPGLAVRDADGVALRTPPAPQLPLDAFPSFPDRRRHFGPIEITRGCAYTCRFCQTPFMFGGRFRHRGVDSVREHVRRMAAHGLRDVRFITPTSLSYGTQGPEPALDAVEELLAGVKEELPANGRVFFGSFPSEIRPEHVTPEAMRLLKRYVANDNIIIGAQSGSDRVLAAAGRGHGSEPVRDAVRIAVEHGFRPNVDFIFGLPGEAAEDQDASLRLAADLADLGARIHTHTFMPLPGTPWRDAEPAFIPLDTMRELDRLAQRGDAYGHWRKQAEHAARLAETAKAYPRRARRRRTTDG